One Mycobacterium sp. SMC-4 DNA window includes the following coding sequences:
- a CDS encoding RimK family alpha-L-glutamate ligase: MHLARPDLYHPRIVLAGCAALPEGDGDDEGLVHALRGRGLHARWMPWDDPATVDADLVILRATWDYVERLSEFRRWSTRVKRLLNPATVVAWNTDKRYLDDLAAAGIPTVPSAFYPPGHAVVIADLPDGEVVVKPAVGAGSRGALRFDDAKQALAHAEGLQRAGHTALVQPYDPRVVDGETALVFLRGEQSHAFTKGPMLSAHGHPPDLDRSGTFARESLAVADPDLAVWDLGHAALAATAALLKLHVADLLYARVDILGTGASAVLLELELVEPSLGWRQLDETTRAAQQRQFALAVESALHDFGLGPFSHRRP; this comes from the coding sequence GTGCACCTGGCCCGCCCTGATCTCTATCACCCCCGCATCGTGCTGGCGGGGTGTGCGGCGCTGCCCGAAGGTGACGGTGATGACGAGGGCCTGGTCCACGCCTTGCGCGGACGTGGTCTGCATGCCCGCTGGATGCCCTGGGATGACCCGGCCACTGTGGACGCCGACCTGGTCATCTTGCGCGCCACATGGGACTACGTGGAACGCCTGTCCGAGTTCCGGCGCTGGAGCACCCGGGTGAAGAGGTTGCTCAACCCGGCGACGGTGGTCGCCTGGAATACCGACAAGCGTTATCTGGACGACCTCGCCGCCGCCGGGATACCGACGGTGCCGAGCGCGTTCTATCCACCGGGGCACGCGGTGGTCATCGCCGACCTCCCCGACGGCGAGGTCGTGGTCAAGCCCGCGGTGGGAGCCGGGTCGAGGGGGGCGCTGCGATTCGACGATGCAAAGCAGGCGCTCGCCCATGCCGAGGGTCTGCAGCGCGCCGGGCACACCGCACTGGTGCAGCCTTATGATCCGCGGGTCGTCGACGGAGAGACCGCGCTGGTGTTCCTCCGCGGTGAGCAGTCCCACGCTTTCACCAAAGGCCCGATGCTCTCGGCGCACGGCCACCCTCCCGACCTCGACCGCTCGGGCACCTTCGCCAGGGAGTCGCTAGCCGTCGCCGATCCCGACCTGGCGGTGTGGGATCTTGGGCATGCGGCGCTCGCCGCTACCGCTGCACTGCTGAAACTCCATGTCGCCGACCTGCTCTACGCGCGTGTGGACATATTGGGCACCGGCGCGAGCGCGGTGCTGCTCGAGCTGGAACTGGTCGAGCCGTCGTTGGGCTGGCGTCAGCTCGACGAGACCACCAGAGCTGCTCAGCAGCGGCAGTTCGCGCTCGCGGTGGAATCAGCTCTGCACGACTTCGGACTGGGTCCGTTCTCGCATCGACGCCCATAG
- a CDS encoding DUF1254 domain-containing protein has translation MTEHVSPDNFVRAETDLYFGNVVRDGGLGCFAHHRDFGSLDNQLVVRQNRDTLYSVAVFDLDAGPVTVTLPDTAGRFMALQVITQDHFVPEVIYSAGRHTFSRAGIGTRYVMLVLRTLVDPNDPADLATVHALQDAVTAEQAGPGRFEVPDWDPVSQQSVRDALIALFATLPDSRGMFGADGVVDPVRRLIGAAAAWGGNPEREALYLTVNPADNDGTRVHRMTVRDVPVDAFWSVTVYNADGYFTPNPADAYSVNSVTGVTDANGAVTIQFGGCDGSVANCLPVTAGWNYLVRLYRPRPELLDGSWTFPFAEPV, from the coding sequence GTGACCGAGCACGTCAGTCCGGACAATTTCGTCCGAGCCGAGACCGACCTCTACTTCGGCAACGTGGTGCGCGACGGTGGCCTGGGCTGTTTCGCCCACCACCGGGACTTCGGTTCGCTGGACAATCAGCTCGTGGTACGCCAGAACCGGGACACGCTGTACTCGGTGGCGGTCTTCGATCTCGACGCCGGGCCGGTCACGGTCACGTTGCCCGACACCGCCGGCCGGTTCATGGCGCTGCAGGTCATCACGCAGGACCACTTCGTCCCCGAGGTGATCTACTCCGCGGGCCGTCACACCTTCAGTCGTGCCGGTATCGGGACCCGGTATGTGATGCTCGTGCTGCGCACCCTCGTCGACCCCAACGACCCGGCCGACCTGGCCACGGTGCACGCGTTGCAGGACGCTGTCACGGCCGAGCAGGCCGGGCCCGGACGCTTCGAGGTACCCGACTGGGACCCCGTCAGCCAGCAGAGCGTCCGAGACGCGCTGATCGCGTTGTTCGCCACTCTGCCCGACAGCCGCGGCATGTTCGGTGCCGACGGTGTGGTCGATCCGGTGCGGCGGCTGATCGGCGCCGCCGCCGCGTGGGGCGGAAACCCCGAGCGCGAGGCGCTTTATCTGACCGTCAACCCGGCCGACAACGACGGTACGAGAGTGCACCGGATGACGGTGCGCGACGTTCCTGTCGACGCGTTCTGGTCGGTCACCGTGTACAACGCGGATGGATACTTCACGCCGAACCCGGCCGACGCGTATTCCGTCAACAGCGTCACCGGCGTCACCGACGCCAACGGTGCGGTGACCATCCAGTTCGGCGGTTGTGACGGGTCGGTCGCGAACTGCCTTCCGGTGACGGCGGGCTGGAACTACCTGGTGCGGCTGTACCGTCCGCGGCCCGAACTGCTCGACGGGTCCTGGACATTCCCGTTCGCCGAGCCGGTCTAG
- a CDS encoding quinone oxidoreductase has translation MYAIEVAQTGGPEVLNYVEKPRPSPGPGQVLIKAEAIGVNFIDTYFRSGLYPRELPFVVGSELCGTIEAVGPDVAALTVGDRVVTDRALGAYAEYCLAPADFVAYVPDGLAPEVVASALLKGMTAHYLIRSTYPVQLRDSVLVHAGAGGVGLILTQWATSLAAKVITTVSTPDKADLSRQAGAIEVLDYPSDPEEFGSRVRDLTGGKGVAAVYDGVGASTFEASLASLAVRGTLALFGAASGPVPPVDPQRLNAAGSVYLTRPNLAHYTLTPDEFSWRAGEFLDAVADGTLSVTVSRRYRLREAEQAHRDLQGRKTVGSVVLVP, from the coding sequence ATGTACGCAATCGAAGTCGCCCAGACCGGCGGACCCGAAGTCCTCAACTACGTTGAGAAACCGCGGCCATCTCCGGGGCCAGGTCAGGTGCTGATCAAGGCCGAGGCGATCGGCGTCAACTTCATCGACACCTACTTCCGCTCAGGGCTGTACCCCCGCGAGCTGCCTTTCGTGGTCGGCAGCGAGCTGTGTGGCACCATCGAGGCCGTCGGCCCCGACGTCGCGGCGCTCACCGTCGGCGACCGGGTTGTCACCGATAGAGCGCTCGGAGCATACGCCGAATACTGCTTGGCTCCAGCAGACTTCGTGGCCTATGTGCCGGACGGCCTGGCGCCCGAGGTGGTGGCCTCCGCGCTGCTGAAAGGGATGACCGCGCACTACCTGATCAGATCGACCTACCCGGTGCAACTACGCGATTCGGTACTCGTCCACGCCGGCGCGGGTGGCGTCGGACTGATCTTGACCCAATGGGCCACCAGCCTGGCGGCCAAGGTGATCACCACGGTGTCCACCCCCGACAAGGCCGACCTGTCCCGGCAGGCCGGGGCGATCGAGGTGCTCGACTATCCCAGCGATCCCGAGGAGTTCGGGTCCCGGGTCCGGGACCTGACCGGCGGTAAGGGGGTGGCCGCGGTGTACGACGGCGTGGGTGCGTCGACCTTCGAGGCCAGTCTGGCCAGCCTCGCCGTGCGCGGCACGCTGGCGCTGTTCGGTGCCGCCAGCGGCCCGGTTCCGCCGGTGGACCCGCAGCGGCTCAACGCCGCGGGCTCGGTGTACCTGACCCGGCCCAATCTCGCCCACTACACCCTCACGCCGGATGAGTTCTCTTGGCGCGCAGGAGAATTTCTCGATGCCGTGGCGGACGGCACGCTCAGCGTGACGGTCAGCCGCCGGTATCGGCTGCGCGAGGCCGAGCAGGCACACCGCGACCTGCAGGGCCGCAAGACCGTCGGCTCGGTGGTGCTGGTCCCCTAG
- a CDS encoding heme A synthase gives MLPEPSLRVQRIVAAAVIFTQGGIAVTGSIVRVTASGLGCPTWPQCFPGSFTPVPHPEVAGLHQAVEFGNRLLTFLVVATAAIAVIVVTRARRRREVLIYAWLMPASTVVQAVIGGITVLTGLLWWTVAVHLLASMAMVWVAVLLFVKVGQPDDGVVRPQAPKPLRQLTVLSAVALAAVLVTGTMVTGAGPHAGDKSIERPVPRLQIEITTLVHMHSSLLVAYLALLVGLGFGLLAVRAPAAVRKRLAVLVVLVAAQGALGAVQFFTGVPAALVAIHVAGAAICTAATAALWASMRERTQSEVVQS, from the coding sequence CGCCGCCGCGGTGATCTTCACCCAGGGCGGTATTGCCGTCACCGGGTCGATCGTGCGCGTCACCGCCTCCGGGCTGGGATGCCCGACCTGGCCGCAGTGCTTCCCGGGCAGCTTCACCCCGGTCCCCCACCCCGAGGTCGCCGGCCTGCACCAGGCTGTCGAGTTCGGCAACCGACTATTGACCTTCCTGGTCGTGGCGACCGCTGCGATCGCAGTGATCGTCGTCACCCGTGCCCGCCGGCGTCGCGAAGTGCTGATCTACGCGTGGCTGATGCCCGCCTCGACGGTGGTGCAGGCGGTGATCGGCGGCATCACCGTGCTGACCGGGCTGTTGTGGTGGACGGTGGCCGTCCATCTGCTGGCCTCGATGGCCATGGTGTGGGTCGCGGTGCTGCTGTTCGTCAAGGTCGGCCAGCCCGATGACGGGGTGGTGCGGCCACAGGCTCCGAAGCCGCTGCGCCAGTTGACCGTCCTCAGTGCGGTAGCGCTGGCCGCGGTGCTGGTCACCGGCACGATGGTGACCGGCGCGGGACCCCACGCCGGCGACAAGAGCATCGAGCGGCCGGTGCCGCGCTTGCAGATCGAGATCACCACGCTGGTCCACATGCACTCGTCCTTGCTGGTGGCGTACCTGGCGCTGTTGGTGGGTCTCGGCTTCGGCCTGCTCGCCGTCCGGGCACCGGCGGCGGTGCGCAAACGCCTCGCCGTGCTCGTGGTTCTGGTAGCCGCCCAGGGGGCTCTTGGTGCGGTGCAGTTCTTCACCGGCGTGCCCGCGGCGCTGGTGGCCATCCACGTCGCCGGTGCGGCCATCTGCACCGCGGCCACTGCAGCGCTATGGGCGTCGATGCGAGAACGGACCCAGTCCGAAGTCGTGCAGAGCTGA